Proteins found in one Acidobacteriota bacterium genomic segment:
- the xseB gene encoding exodeoxyribonuclease VII small subunit: MSQKSASPDNAPDDLSFGEALEALEGILGKIEGEEVDIDRLAEELGRAAGLLELCRGKIRRAEVEVRQIVQSLEEEPED, translated from the coding sequence ATGAGCCAGAAGAGTGCATCCCCAGACAACGCCCCCGACGACCTGAGCTTCGGGGAAGCCCTCGAAGCTCTCGAGGGAATCCTCGGCAAGATCGAGGGCGAGGAGGTCGACATCGACCGCCTCGCCGAGGAGCTGGGCCGCGCCGCCGGCCTGCTCGAGCTCTGCCGCGGCAAGATCCGGCGCGCCGAGGTCGAAGTGCGTCAGATCGTCCAGTCCCTCGAAGAAGAGCCGGAAGACTGA
- a CDS encoding tetratricopeptide repeat protein — translation MIDAVDSASFEAPESRQDPQPQRVLPAGLLHLWPQSEPEVWAALVDHLTASLGPDSGVYAVRDGLIAVVPTAGDPAVLDTATSYARFLAAAARRPKSGGGAEATMLVTPGTVRVGSDRITVVADRLFEDLISQPPQLTPGQVHLTGRAVQTLEIRREAEAVDPLVGASGRPVPLFRLGHVSQTHRLWRNPNLLGRKLASAHRPELVEALKDALGQAVVRVRGAMGCGKTRAVLEALDPESRRIVRVVVPAGRSAVPPLAAQLARALLQLTDGLERVELGTLINQLTTRRRLELMGREASGDGLSPTMVAQLLRRIAETHASRGQHPLTLVCDDLERASQDDLALLAELAAGCSVSSFQLVLVGRGEVAWPDEVRSVEVPPFEAEEMDEVTESLFSGLSLPEAVHQDLLESAGGVPFVLEEGLAALIHAKLLRQIYGSFFFSGEDDVRFRPSDRLVAHVEAEALRVGHAVPLRLLAASAFAVPSSELRSAASILGSAGGPKNWYQSYLEAGWLEARESPWGEGLQFASRGIGDSLRRTLDDPVACRHAVGELLVELSGSDRARWQAYQLVSGSAEGVPILLRVARQRRDAINSSDRPATDEDLLAALTHEVVAHRSRKGDSETELELLMTLLPIALQTANLEGLAEELKHAMHLALQQAEASPETLLALARLKADLDRREGRLDKAEQTLQSALRSSRTTDKAGKAALLLQLGRVLMEQQRFDEAERLLEQVLEPIDQPGFESLTATCRFYLGNIALRQHRLDKAYDHHLQALKQRRERPEDSGKPTIASLTALGAVCLSMGRYSESLLHYQAAEQGARALGDRSELSYVLLGLGRILGRLGDFAAASAPLRQALALREEAGDELGEALARLAVAVNHLDLDRPQDALREAREASFRLNLLPDSPFGGRAERLLGRIQLARRRTEEAHSHLLKGLQLHQRFDDPLAAAFDRAWLVETAITQERTEIVDGLIQELGDFLAREEYPEQGERLDYRMFRALEWMAERGHARKNPLPFLQRAYDALLRKAGRLDPELRQHFLYQIPINQQILVAATRNGIAS, via the coding sequence TTGATCGACGCCGTAGATTCCGCGAGCTTCGAAGCCCCCGAAAGTCGCCAAGACCCGCAGCCGCAGCGGGTTCTGCCGGCCGGCCTGCTCCATCTCTGGCCGCAATCGGAACCCGAAGTGTGGGCCGCTCTGGTCGACCATCTGACCGCCTCCCTGGGCCCCGACTCCGGGGTCTACGCGGTACGCGACGGGCTGATCGCGGTGGTGCCGACGGCCGGCGATCCGGCGGTGCTCGACACCGCCACCTCCTACGCACGATTTCTGGCCGCCGCCGCCCGCCGGCCGAAGAGCGGTGGCGGCGCCGAAGCCACCATGCTGGTGACTCCGGGCACCGTTCGGGTCGGATCGGATCGCATCACGGTGGTCGCCGACCGCCTGTTTGAAGACCTGATCAGCCAGCCTCCGCAGTTGACACCCGGACAGGTCCACCTCACCGGCCGCGCCGTGCAGACCCTCGAGATTCGGCGCGAGGCGGAGGCGGTCGATCCCCTGGTGGGAGCTTCCGGTCGGCCGGTGCCGCTGTTTCGACTCGGCCACGTCAGCCAAACCCATCGCCTGTGGCGCAATCCCAACCTGCTCGGCCGCAAGCTCGCTTCGGCCCATCGGCCCGAGCTGGTGGAGGCCTTGAAGGATGCCCTCGGCCAGGCGGTGGTCCGAGTTCGAGGCGCCATGGGCTGCGGCAAGACTCGCGCGGTTCTCGAGGCCCTGGACCCGGAGAGCCGCCGCATTGTTCGGGTGGTGGTCCCGGCCGGCCGCTCGGCGGTGCCGCCGCTGGCGGCGCAACTGGCGCGTGCCCTGCTCCAGCTCACGGACGGCCTCGAGCGCGTCGAGCTCGGCACCCTGATCAACCAGCTCACCACCCGCCGTCGACTGGAGCTGATGGGGCGCGAGGCTTCCGGCGACGGCCTCTCGCCCACGATGGTGGCACAGCTTCTACGGCGCATCGCCGAGACTCACGCCTCCCGCGGCCAGCATCCCCTGACCCTGGTTTGTGACGACCTCGAACGGGCCTCGCAGGACGACCTGGCGCTCCTCGCCGAGCTCGCTGCCGGCTGTTCCGTGAGCTCTTTCCAGCTCGTCCTGGTGGGCCGCGGCGAAGTCGCTTGGCCCGACGAGGTGCGCTCCGTCGAGGTGCCTCCCTTCGAAGCCGAAGAGATGGACGAGGTCACGGAAAGCCTGTTCTCGGGCCTTTCCCTGCCGGAAGCGGTGCATCAGGACCTCCTCGAGTCCGCCGGCGGCGTTCCCTTCGTGCTCGAGGAAGGCCTCGCCGCCCTCATCCACGCCAAGCTCCTGCGCCAGATCTACGGCTCCTTTTTCTTCAGCGGCGAGGACGACGTGCGGTTTCGGCCCTCGGATCGCCTGGTGGCCCACGTCGAGGCGGAGGCGCTGCGGGTCGGCCACGCGGTGCCCCTTCGCCTGCTGGCCGCTTCGGCCTTTGCCGTCCCATCTTCAGAGCTGCGCTCGGCGGCGAGCATTCTGGGGTCGGCCGGCGGGCCCAAGAACTGGTATCAGTCCTACCTCGAGGCCGGATGGCTGGAAGCTCGAGAATCCCCCTGGGGCGAGGGTCTGCAGTTCGCCAGCCGCGGGATCGGCGACAGCCTGCGGCGCACCCTCGACGATCCGGTGGCCTGCCGCCACGCGGTGGGCGAGCTGTTGGTCGAGCTCTCCGGTAGCGACCGCGCTCGCTGGCAGGCTTATCAGTTGGTCAGCGGCAGCGCCGAGGGAGTTCCGATCTTGCTGCGCGTCGCCCGGCAGCGACGCGACGCCATCAACTCCAGCGACCGACCGGCAACGGATGAGGACCTGCTCGCCGCCCTCACCCACGAGGTGGTCGCCCACCGCAGCCGCAAGGGCGATTCGGAAACCGAGCTCGAGCTGCTCATGACGCTGCTGCCAATCGCCCTCCAGACGGCCAACCTTGAAGGCCTGGCGGAAGAGCTCAAGCACGCCATGCACCTGGCCCTGCAGCAGGCCGAGGCGAGCCCCGAGACGCTGCTGGCGCTGGCCCGCCTCAAGGCTGACCTCGACCGCCGCGAAGGCCGCCTCGACAAGGCCGAACAAACCCTGCAGTCGGCCCTGCGTTCGTCGCGCACCACCGACAAGGCGGGCAAGGCCGCCCTGCTGCTCCAGCTCGGCCGGGTGCTGATGGAGCAGCAACGCTTCGACGAGGCCGAGCGCCTGCTGGAGCAGGTGCTCGAGCCCATCGACCAGCCCGGGTTCGAGTCCCTCACCGCCACCTGCCGCTTCTATCTCGGCAATATCGCCCTGCGCCAACACCGCCTGGACAAGGCCTACGATCATCATCTGCAAGCCCTCAAGCAGCGTCGCGAGCGGCCCGAAGACTCGGGCAAGCCGACCATCGCTTCTCTCACCGCCCTCGGCGCCGTCTGTTTGTCGATGGGACGCTACTCGGAGTCCCTGCTGCACTATCAGGCCGCCGAGCAGGGAGCCCGCGCGCTAGGCGACCGGTCGGAGCTCTCCTACGTCCTGCTCGGCCTCGGCCGCATCCTCGGCCGACTGGGCGACTTCGCCGCCGCTTCGGCGCCGTTGCGCCAAGCCCTCGCCTTGCGGGAAGAGGCCGGCGACGAGCTCGGCGAGGCCCTCGCCCGACTGGCGGTAGCCGTCAACCACCTCGACCTCGACCGCCCGCAGGATGCCCTGCGGGAAGCCCGCGAGGCCAGCTTTCGCCTCAACTTGCTGCCGGACAGTCCCTTCGGGGGCCGCGCCGAGAGGCTTCTCGGTCGCATCCAGCTCGCCCGTCGGCGCACCGAGGAAGCCCACTCGCATCTGCTCAAAGGCCTGCAGCTCCATCAGCGCTTCGACGATCCGCTGGCGGCGGCCTTCGACCGCGCCTGGCTGGTGGAAACGGCGATCACCCAGGAACGCACCGAAATCGTCGATGGCTTGATTCAGGAGCTCGGCGACTTCCTCGCCCGGGAGGAGTATCCGGAGCAGGGAGAGCGGCTCGACTACCGCATGTTCCGGGCCCTCGAATGGATGGCCGAGCGCGGCCACGCCCGCAAGAACCCCCTACCGTTCCTGCAGCGAGCCTACGATGCACTGTTGCGCAAGGCCGGGCGCCTCGATCCGGAGCTGCGCCAGCACTTCCTCTACCAGATTCCAATCAATCAGCAGATTCTGGTCGCCGCCACCCGCAACGGTATCGCCAGTTGA
- the xseA gene encoding exodeoxyribonuclease VII large subunit, whose protein sequence is MNLPFEEETYSVSQLCEEVRDFLAQGFYSVWVAGEVQRLRESRRGHVYFELVEKDGREGIRGKLEAVLWAGDRRRLGRSAEPLAEGVEIRARGNLDFYAPSGRLQFVLRELDPLYTLGLLERQRRATLEALAEAGLLERNAALPFATLPLDVALITSADSAAYHDFLATLDESGYGFRVTLLHASVQGVGAEEELVSALRAAGELAPDCIALVRGGGARSDLAAFDHRAVAEAIARAPVPVLTGLGHEIDVAIADLTAHTALKTPTKAAESLVERVAEADARLLRLEEMIPRAAGERLREQRDRLARAGRAAEVARWRLVRAGDRLAEIGRALERESWSQLRAGGQSLAGFEDRLRRPLPALFERRRQRLEELSRQLLRGARQRLREASSELQGIERLCDHLSPRRTLERGFSITRDSRGRALRSPQEIAAGEPLVTTLAHGEVRSRVEKS, encoded by the coding sequence TTGAATCTGCCCTTCGAGGAGGAAACCTACTCGGTTTCGCAGCTCTGCGAGGAAGTTCGCGACTTTCTCGCCCAGGGCTTCTATTCGGTGTGGGTGGCGGGAGAGGTGCAGCGGCTGCGCGAGAGCCGTCGCGGCCACGTCTACTTCGAGCTGGTCGAGAAGGACGGCCGCGAAGGGATCCGCGGCAAGCTCGAGGCGGTGCTCTGGGCCGGCGATCGGCGCCGCCTCGGCCGGAGCGCCGAGCCCCTCGCCGAAGGGGTGGAGATTCGCGCTCGGGGCAATCTCGACTTCTACGCGCCCTCTGGGCGCCTGCAGTTCGTCCTGCGCGAGCTCGACCCGCTCTACACCCTCGGGCTCCTCGAGCGCCAGCGCCGCGCCACCCTCGAAGCTCTGGCGGAGGCCGGCTTGCTCGAGCGCAACGCGGCGCTACCCTTCGCGACCTTGCCCCTCGACGTGGCCCTGATCACGTCCGCCGACAGCGCCGCCTACCACGACTTTCTCGCCACCCTCGATGAAAGTGGCTACGGCTTTCGCGTCACCCTCCTTCATGCGTCGGTGCAGGGTGTGGGAGCCGAGGAGGAGCTGGTGTCGGCTCTGCGCGCTGCCGGCGAGCTGGCGCCGGACTGCATCGCCCTGGTGCGTGGCGGTGGAGCGCGCAGCGATCTCGCCGCCTTCGACCACCGGGCGGTGGCCGAGGCGATCGCTCGCGCCCCGGTGCCGGTGCTCACCGGACTCGGTCACGAGATCGATGTCGCGATCGCCGATCTGACGGCCCATACAGCCCTCAAGACGCCCACCAAGGCGGCCGAGTCGCTGGTTGAGCGGGTCGCCGAAGCCGATGCTCGTCTGCTGCGCCTGGAAGAGATGATCCCGCGCGCTGCCGGTGAGCGCTTGCGCGAGCAGAGGGACCGATTGGCGAGGGCCGGCCGAGCGGCCGAGGTGGCTCGCTGGCGGCTGGTGCGGGCGGGCGACCGGTTGGCCGAGATCGGTCGGGCCCTCGAACGGGAGTCGTGGAGCCAGCTCCGGGCCGGCGGTCAGAGTCTCGCCGGTTTCGAAGATCGCTTGCGGCGCCCCTTGCCGGCCCTCTTCGAGCGTCGCCGGCAGCGCCTCGAAGAGCTCTCTCGGCAGCTCCTCCGGGGGGCTCGCCAGCGCTTGCGGGAAGCCTCTTCGGAGCTGCAGGGCATCGAGCGCCTGTGCGATCATCTGTCGCCGCGCCGCACCCTCGAGCGCGGCTTCAGCATCACCCGCGACAGCCGCGGCCGAGCGTTGCGCTCGCCGCAAGAGATCGCCGCCGGAGAACCCTTGGTCACGACCCTGGCGCACGGCGAAGTGCGCAGCCGGGTGGAGAAGTCATGA